One genomic region from Candidatus Nitrosopumilus koreensis AR1 encodes:
- the lysS gene encoding lysine--tRNA ligase has protein sequence MSEQEIIGKGTWIDKLASELLEREKSLGRNLDLLKVESGLGASGIPHIGSLGDAVRAYGVKLALENLGYKSELIAYSDDLDGLRKIPEGMQEFGLEEHLAKPVSLIPDPYGCHDSYGMHMSSILLDGLEKVGIKYEFRRAIDTYKQGVLKDNIHTILQNSTKIGEKISELVGQEKYQKYLPYFPVCANCNRLYTAEATEYIIDEKKVKYRCHDAEIGSKMIKGCGHEGEADIAKDLGKLAWKVEFAARWAAFDIRFEAYGKDIMDSVKVNDWVADEILDFPHPHHVKYEMFLDKGGKKISKSLGNVLTAQRWLEFGSPKSILLLLYKRITGARELGLEDIPSLMNEYNELEDINFGRVKIDNKAKLVKSKGLYEYVNLLNPPKQASTHVNYRLLIELAKIFKENRNERVMKKLLDYGVIKNPEPEIEKLIELAGNYSDEFDEQEKTQIDLDETAKKALKILADTLGADEEPEDIQNTIYQIAKANDVQPKDFFKILYQIILGTSRGPKIGPFISDIGRKQVAKKLSEYT, from the coding sequence ATGTCAGAGCAAGAAATTATTGGAAAGGGAACTTGGATTGACAAACTAGCTTCAGAATTACTTGAACGTGAAAAATCACTTGGAAGGAATTTGGATCTTCTCAAAGTAGAAAGTGGATTAGGGGCATCAGGAATTCCACACATTGGAAGTTTAGGAGATGCAGTTAGAGCATATGGAGTCAAATTAGCATTAGAGAATTTAGGTTATAAATCAGAGTTGATTGCTTATTCAGATGATCTTGACGGGTTACGAAAAATTCCAGAAGGAATGCAGGAATTCGGTTTAGAAGAACATTTAGCAAAACCAGTATCACTTATTCCAGATCCATACGGATGTCATGATTCGTACGGCATGCATATGAGCAGTATCCTTTTAGACGGACTAGAGAAAGTCGGGATAAAATATGAATTTAGAAGAGCAATTGACACATACAAACAAGGAGTACTAAAAGACAACATCCACACCATTTTACAAAACAGCACAAAAATTGGTGAAAAAATTTCAGAACTAGTAGGACAAGAAAAATATCAAAAATACTTGCCATATTTTCCAGTATGTGCAAACTGTAATCGCCTCTATACTGCAGAAGCAACAGAATACATCATAGATGAAAAAAAAGTCAAGTACAGATGTCATGACGCAGAAATAGGCTCAAAAATGATCAAAGGCTGTGGCCACGAAGGAGAAGCAGACATTGCAAAAGACCTTGGGAAATTAGCATGGAAAGTGGAATTTGCTGCAAGATGGGCAGCATTTGATATTAGATTTGAAGCATATGGAAAAGACATCATGGATTCGGTTAAAGTAAATGATTGGGTAGCTGATGAAATTTTAGATTTCCCACATCCTCATCACGTGAAATATGAAATGTTCCTAGACAAAGGAGGAAAAAAGATTTCAAAATCATTAGGAAACGTATTGACTGCACAAAGATGGTTAGAATTTGGAAGCCCAAAATCAATTTTGTTATTACTTTACAAGAGAATTACAGGAGCTCGAGAATTAGGATTAGAAGACATACCATCATTAATGAATGAATACAATGAACTAGAAGACATAAACTTTGGAAGAGTCAAAATAGACAACAAAGCAAAACTTGTAAAATCAAAAGGACTTTACGAATATGTTAATCTTCTAAATCCACCAAAACAAGCAAGTACACATGTAAATTACAGACTGTTAATTGAATTAGCAAAAATATTCAAAGAAAACAGAAATGAAAGAGTGATGAAAAAATTACTTGATTATGGAGTAATAAAAAATCCTGAACCAGAAATCGAGAAACTCATTGAACTTGCAGGAAACTATTCAGATGAATTTGATGAGCAAGAAAAAACTCAAATTGATTTAGATGAAACTGCAAAAAAAGCATTAAAAATTCTAGCAGATACACTTGGAGCAGATGAAGAACCTGAAGATATTCAAAATACAATTTATCAAATTGCAAAAGCAAATGATGTCCAACCAAAAGATTTCTTTAAAATATTGTATCAGATTATCCTAGGAACATCCAGAGGACCCAAAATTGGACCTTTCATTTCAGATATAGGAAGAAAGCAAGTAGCAAAGAAACTATCAGAGTACACATAG
- a CDS encoding elongator complex protein 3, which yields MSKLDSIFSKACSEITQNLLIIDDPNKKQVKEEIKKICAKYSLERIPRNHEILSMAKESEFNKLRKILLKKPAKTASGVAVVALMPKPYACPHGRCTYCPGGMEFNSPNSYTGNEPSTLNAIENEYDPKLQITTKIDKLIAFGHDPSKMEIVIVGGTFLFMPKDYQENFIKSCYDALNGIDSKNLQEAKSNNEHASIRNVGFTIETKPDFCKKEHVDWMLNYGITRIEIGVQSLQERVYDIVNRGHNYNDVTESFQISKDAGYKIVAHMMPGLPTVTPKEDIEDFKKLFSDPQLRPDMLKIYPSLVIENTPMYKEYKDGKYVPYSDEDMINVLTEVKKNVPKWIRIMRVQREISPNEIIAGPKSGNLRQIVHQNLAKQGIKCKCIRCREAGLNKKSEPKDIKLNRIDYDSSGGKEVFLSYEDKNESIYGFLRLRKPSKEAHRDEVGTDSCIVRELHVYGKSLKIGEKEKSEIQHSGLGKNLMKEAEKISKEEFDVKKLLVISAVGTREYYQKLGYSLYGPYMSKTLN from the coding sequence ATGAGTAAGTTAGATTCAATATTTTCTAAGGCATGCAGCGAAATCACTCAAAATTTGCTAATAATTGACGATCCCAATAAAAAACAAGTCAAAGAAGAAATCAAGAAAATATGTGCCAAATATTCACTAGAAAGAATCCCACGAAATCACGAGATACTTTCAATGGCAAAAGAATCAGAATTTAACAAACTCAGAAAAATTTTACTTAAAAAACCTGCAAAAACTGCATCGGGTGTTGCAGTAGTAGCATTAATGCCAAAACCATATGCATGTCCACATGGAAGATGCACATATTGTCCTGGAGGAATGGAATTTAATTCTCCAAACAGCTATACAGGAAATGAACCATCTACACTAAACGCAATAGAAAACGAATATGACCCGAAATTACAAATCACAACAAAAATTGATAAATTAATTGCGTTTGGTCATGACCCATCAAAAATGGAAATCGTAATTGTTGGAGGAACATTTCTTTTCATGCCAAAAGACTATCAAGAAAATTTTATCAAATCATGTTATGATGCATTAAATGGAATAGATTCAAAAAATTTGCAAGAAGCAAAATCAAACAACGAACACGCATCAATAAGAAATGTGGGATTTACAATTGAAACAAAACCAGATTTTTGTAAGAAAGAACATGTTGACTGGATGTTAAATTATGGGATAACAAGAATAGAGATCGGAGTTCAATCCCTACAAGAAAGAGTTTACGACATAGTTAACAGAGGACATAATTATAACGACGTAACAGAATCATTTCAAATTTCAAAAGATGCAGGGTACAAAATTGTTGCACATATGATGCCAGGATTACCAACAGTTACCCCAAAAGAAGATATTGAAGATTTTAAGAAATTGTTTTCAGACCCGCAGTTACGTCCAGACATGCTAAAAATTTACCCATCACTAGTCATTGAAAACACTCCGATGTACAAAGAATACAAAGATGGAAAATATGTGCCATATTCAGACGAAGATATGATCAACGTTCTAACAGAAGTTAAGAAAAATGTTCCAAAATGGATCAGAATCATGAGGGTTCAAAGAGAAATTTCTCCCAATGAGATTATTGCAGGACCAAAATCAGGTAATCTAAGACAGATTGTACATCAAAATTTAGCAAAACAGGGAATAAAATGCAAATGTATCAGGTGTAGAGAGGCAGGATTAAACAAAAAATCAGAACCAAAAGACATCAAATTAAACAGAATTGATTATGACTCTTCAGGTGGCAAAGAAGTATTCTTATCTTATGAAGACAAAAATGAATCAATTTATGGATTTTTGAGATTAAGAAAACCAAGTAAAGAAGCACACAGAGACGAAGTTGGGACAGACTCTTGTATTGTCAGAGAACTTCATGTATATGGCAAATCACTAAAGATTGGTGAAAAAGAAAAAAGTGAGATACAGCACTCAGGTCTAGGAAAAAACCTAATGAAAGAAGCAGAAAAAATTTCAAAAGAAGAATTTGATGTAAAGAAATTACTTGTAATTAGCGCAGTTGGCACAAGAGAGTATTATCAAAAATTAGGGTATTCGTTATATGGGCCATACATGTCCAAAACATTGAACTAG
- a CDS encoding cation:proton antiporter, whose amino-acid sequence MAAEAHFIETIIGVGILLFAAKLMAELFLRLKLPIVLGELLAGMIVGPFALGQFFILDGRQLLHINDEIKILGEMGAIVILFMAGLEMTPKEFLKGGKASFTVGTLGVVVPFFAGLVIFQMFGFEALESMLIATALTATSIAISIQVLSEFGKLKAPEARLIIGAAVVDDILAIAVLSVVISITGSDAGIESIDITEVTITILQVLGFFAIMLIVAVVIIPKIITPRLWKAKGSVEGIATASFFGAAALAGSIGLSPIVGAFAVGMALSTTKVFEKVENYIGKIGLIFAPLFFAIIGAQVDLRAVDLNILMLSGVIIAVAIVTKLFGCGLPAMLFLKSKAQGMRVGIGMISRGEVGLIVAGVGVTAGVLTSEVYSTIVIMVAVTTIITPIWLKMEYRKEQKSGNSESEQGIEQKPE is encoded by the coding sequence ATGGCAGCTGAAGCACATTTTATTGAAACAATCATAGGAGTTGGAATACTGCTTTTTGCAGCCAAATTAATGGCAGAACTTTTTTTGAGACTAAAACTTCCAATTGTGTTAGGCGAATTATTAGCAGGTATGATCGTAGGCCCATTTGCTTTAGGCCAATTTTTTATCCTAGACGGAAGACAATTGTTACACATCAACGATGAGATAAAAATTCTAGGCGAAATGGGAGCAATTGTAATTTTATTTATGGCAGGATTGGAAATGACACCTAAAGAGTTTCTCAAAGGAGGTAAAGCATCATTTACAGTAGGAACGTTAGGTGTGGTAGTTCCATTTTTTGCAGGACTTGTAATTTTTCAAATGTTTGGGTTTGAGGCATTAGAATCAATGTTAATTGCGACGGCACTTACAGCTACAAGTATTGCAATTTCCATTCAAGTGCTTAGTGAATTCGGAAAACTAAAAGCTCCAGAAGCTAGGTTGATCATCGGAGCGGCAGTAGTAGATGATATTTTAGCAATTGCAGTATTATCAGTTGTAATATCAATTACAGGCTCAGATGCTGGAATTGAGAGCATAGACATTACAGAAGTAACAATAACAATTTTGCAAGTGTTAGGGTTCTTTGCAATTATGCTCATAGTAGCAGTTGTTATAATACCAAAAATCATCACCCCAAGATTATGGAAAGCGAAGGGAAGTGTGGAAGGAATTGCAACAGCATCATTCTTTGGAGCAGCAGCACTTGCAGGCTCTATTGGGTTATCACCAATTGTAGGAGCATTTGCAGTAGGCATGGCATTATCTACAACAAAGGTGTTTGAAAAAGTAGAAAATTATATTGGAAAGATAGGATTGATTTTTGCACCATTATTCTTTGCAATAATAGGAGCCCAAGTAGATCTTCGTGCAGTGGATTTGAATATTTTGATGTTGAGTGGTGTGATCATAGCAGTTGCAATAGTAACAAAGTTGTTCGGATGTGGATTACCAGCAATGTTATTCTTGAAAAGTAAAGCTCAAGGAATGCGAGTAGGAATTGGAATGATTTCAAGAGGAGAGGTAGGATTGATTGTTGCAGGAGTAGGGGTAACTGCAGGAGTTTTGACATCAGAGGTATACTCTACAATTGTAATTATGGTTGCAGTAACTACAATAATTACACCAATATGGTTGAAGATGGAATACAGGAAAGAGCAAAAAAGTGGAAACAGTGAATCAGAACAAGGAATAGAACAAAAACCTGAATAA
- a CDS encoding response regulator transcription factor — translation MKILVIDDTEDILDLISVHLTAAGHEVITANNGHKGIEMIKTGTFDVVLLDIAMPEFSGLNVIDALEKEGLINTTKVLIITASEMSSTKLTNLMQRGVKAWMRKPINFDILLDRLKNI, via the coding sequence TTGAAAATTCTAGTAATTGACGACACTGAAGACATATTGGATTTGATCTCAGTACATCTAACAGCTGCAGGTCATGAAGTCATCACAGCAAATAATGGCCATAAAGGGATAGAAATGATAAAGACAGGCACATTTGATGTAGTGCTTTTAGATATTGCAATGCCAGAATTTAGTGGATTAAACGTAATAGATGCTTTGGAAAAAGAAGGTCTGATCAACACGACAAAGGTTTTGATCATAACAGCATCTGAAATGTCAAGTACAAAATTAACTAATTTAATGCAACGCGGAGTAAAAGCATGGATGAGAAAACCAATTAATTTTGATATTTTATTAGACAGACTGAAAAACATATAG
- a CDS encoding sensor histidine kinase has protein sequence MTLAENNRDWIFVYEGMQPPHEGIEQLALFLIPIIGVAMSFLLFYVIRLFANFTAKQEQIDKLKEIEKQKTEFLSTIAHELKTPLTPITGWAEALTNPKIVGEITEKQKKAVNAIYSNAVKLNKLIGDLLDVQKLEIDRMEMNNTPFDVKELIETICQNFEHEFNKKNVKLQNNCNQRIVINGDAHRLEQVFNNMINNALDFIPNDTGIVELDAEQTGEFVMFSVKDNGVGISKENQKNLFKKFYQIDSSNIRKHGGTGLGLSICEGIIKKMGGQIWCESELGKGTIFYFTVPKDAGDKTS, from the coding sequence GTGACACTTGCAGAAAACAACAGAGATTGGATTTTTGTATATGAAGGCATGCAGCCTCCACATGAAGGAATAGAACAATTGGCGTTATTTCTCATACCCATCATAGGAGTCGCTATGAGTTTTCTGTTGTTTTATGTAATCAGATTATTTGCAAATTTCACAGCAAAACAAGAGCAGATTGACAAACTAAAAGAAATAGAAAAACAGAAAACAGAATTTTTATCCACAATAGCTCACGAACTCAAGACCCCATTAACACCAATTACAGGATGGGCTGAAGCATTGACAAATCCAAAGATTGTAGGAGAAATTACAGAAAAACAGAAAAAAGCAGTAAATGCGATTTATTCAAATGCAGTAAAATTAAACAAATTGATTGGAGACTTGTTAGATGTTCAAAAATTAGAGATAGACAGAATGGAAATGAACAACACTCCATTTGATGTTAAAGAATTAATTGAAACAATATGTCAAAATTTTGAACACGAATTTAATAAAAAAAATGTGAAATTACAAAACAATTGTAATCAACGTATTGTGATTAATGGGGATGCACACAGATTAGAACAAGTGTTCAACAATATGATCAACAATGCATTAGACTTTATTCCAAATGATACAGGCATTGTAGAACTAGATGCAGAGCAAACAGGAGAATTTGTTATGTTTTCAGTAAAAGATAACGGAGTGGGAATATCAAAAGAAAACCAAAAAAACCTATTCAAGAAATTCTATCAAATAGATTCCTCAAACATTAGAAAACATGGAGGTACAGGATTAGGATTATCCATTTGTGAAGGAATAATAAAAAAGATGGGCGGTCAAATTTGGTGTGAAAGCGAACTAGGAAAAGGAACAATTTTTTACTTCACAGTTCCAAAAGATGCAGGAGATAAGACATCTTGA
- a CDS encoding CHASE domain-containing protein yields the protein MQHLNKLPWAILGTSLVLTGIIWIGFLYSESNIQNIKFDSEVQFMTDSVSDRLSQYEQVLVGAKGLFAASEKVEYDEWSDYVQIQNINERYPGIQGIGYIHHITNDERDELINEMKNYGVTDFTVHPDGIRDEYYPIIFLEPQDIRNKEAMGYDIYFQETRAEAVNTVKETGETTVTGKIILVQEIDDDIQNGFLMLVPVYTNGQPQTSDNLEGMVYAVFRMNDFVEGIFGLESFEYIHMEIYDNIISEDSLFFDSYDVVPHDVHDDVFLKK from the coding sequence ATGCAACATTTGAATAAATTGCCATGGGCAATACTTGGCACATCTCTAGTTTTGACAGGAATCATATGGATAGGATTTTTGTATTCAGAATCAAACATACAGAACATAAAATTTGATTCAGAGGTTCAATTTATGACAGATTCTGTTTCAGACAGATTATCACAATATGAGCAAGTATTGGTTGGTGCCAAAGGACTTTTTGCTGCATCAGAAAAAGTTGAATATGACGAATGGTCAGATTATGTCCAAATACAAAATATCAATGAAAGATATCCAGGAATTCAGGGTATCGGATACATACACCACATCACTAATGATGAACGTGATGAATTGATTAATGAAATGAAGAATTATGGAGTAACAGATTTTACAGTACATCCTGACGGAATCAGAGACGAATATTATCCCATAATATTCCTAGAACCACAAGACATCAGAAACAAAGAAGCAATGGGATATGATATCTATTTTCAAGAAACAAGAGCAGAGGCAGTAAATACAGTCAAGGAAACAGGAGAGACAACAGTAACTGGAAAAATTATTCTAGTACAAGAAATCGATGACGATATTCAAAATGGATTTTTAATGTTAGTTCCAGTTTATACTAATGGTCAACCACAAACATCAGATAATTTGGAAGGGATGGTATATGCAGTATTTAGAATGAATGATTTTGTTGAAGGTATTTTTGGTTTAGAATCATTTGAATACATACACATGGAAATTTATGACAATATAATATCAGAAGATAGTTTGTTTTTTGATTCCTATGATGTGGTCCCACATGATGTACATGATGATGTTTTTTTAAAAAAGTGA
- the purM gene encoding phosphoribosylformylglycinamidine cyclo-ligase — protein MVLTYKKAGVDISKIKQSQLAIGKLISSTHKLQKKAKIAHGFGHYAGIVEIPGGKLLATHTDGVGTKVVIANMMKKYNTIGIDCIAMNVNDIICIGATPISFVDYIAANKNDVMIFKKIVEGLVKGAKKSAMPIVGGETAIMPDVIEGKGFAFDLAGMVVGLVEKKEMVLGNKIKSGDVIIGANSTGIHSNGYSLARKALLKKYSVKDKIKGVGTIGDVLLKPTEIYTKPVLEMVQKCKINGLAHITGGSFTKLLRLKKIGYEIDSLPKIPPIMRLIEEQGVKSEEMYKTFNMGVGFCVIAPKEQATRIKSIFKKYKITSQEIGRIISKKGVFVNSTKIA, from the coding sequence ATGGTTCTAACCTATAAAAAAGCAGGTGTAGACATTTCTAAAATTAAACAAAGTCAATTGGCAATTGGAAAACTAATTTCATCTACTCACAAGCTGCAGAAAAAAGCAAAGATAGCACATGGTTTTGGGCATTATGCGGGAATTGTGGAAATCCCAGGTGGAAAACTTTTAGCCACACACACAGACGGTGTCGGAACCAAAGTGGTAATTGCAAACATGATGAAAAAATACAACACAATAGGAATTGATTGTATTGCGATGAATGTGAATGACATAATATGTATCGGTGCAACACCAATATCATTTGTGGATTATATTGCTGCAAACAAAAATGATGTAATGATTTTCAAAAAAATTGTAGAGGGATTAGTGAAAGGTGCAAAGAAATCTGCAATGCCAATTGTAGGAGGAGAGACAGCAATTATGCCAGATGTTATTGAAGGGAAAGGATTTGCATTTGATTTGGCTGGAATGGTCGTGGGATTAGTAGAGAAAAAAGAGATGGTTCTTGGAAACAAAATAAAATCAGGAGACGTTATAATTGGTGCAAACAGTACAGGGATTCATTCAAACGGATATTCACTTGCAAGAAAAGCATTGTTAAAAAAATATTCAGTCAAAGATAAAATAAAAGGAGTTGGAACCATAGGAGATGTATTGCTAAAACCAACAGAGATCTATACAAAACCAGTTTTAGAAATGGTACAAAAATGTAAAATCAATGGTTTGGCACACATCACAGGGGGTTCATTTACCAAATTATTACGCCTTAAAAAAATAGGCTATGAAATAGACAGTTTACCAAAAATCCCACCAATCATGAGACTCATAGAAGAACAAGGGGTAAAATCAGAAGAGATGTACAAGACGTTTAACATGGGAGTAGGATTTTGTGTAATCGCACCAAAAGAGCAAGCCACAAGAATCAAATCAATATTCAAAAAATACAAGATAACAAGCCAAGAGATTGGAAGAATAATTTCTAAAAAAGGTGTGTTTGTAAACTCTACAAAAATTGCATGA
- a CDS encoding proteasome assembly chaperone family protein — protein sequence MPKEFPEAEVFETKKVELKSPVIFAGFVGAGLVGPVAINHIIQKLEMEEIGVMRSKYLPPSTVFMRGRLRHPFRFYANKKGTICAIICEITLRMEGLYSLVSSILDWAAEKGSKEIVILDGVAGVEHDNKAYCAAEEDLVRTMADKDISMIPQGFITGIPGGILNECLVREIQGITLLAKANKIAPDSAAASTLIEALNRFYDMNIDTKDLQEEKDRIHSEFSELSQKYVEHREETSGMYM from the coding sequence GTGCCAAAAGAATTTCCTGAAGCCGAGGTCTTTGAGACAAAAAAGGTTGAATTGAAAAGTCCTGTGATATTTGCAGGGTTTGTTGGAGCAGGTCTTGTTGGCCCTGTTGCAATCAATCATATTATTCAAAAATTAGAAATGGAAGAAATTGGAGTAATGAGATCAAAATACCTTCCACCATCAACTGTGTTTATGAGAGGAAGATTACGTCATCCATTTAGATTCTATGCAAACAAAAAAGGAACAATTTGTGCAATAATTTGTGAAATCACATTAAGAATGGAAGGACTGTATTCGTTGGTATCGTCGATTTTAGATTGGGCAGCAGAAAAAGGATCAAAAGAGATTGTAATTTTAGATGGAGTTGCAGGAGTCGAACATGATAATAAAGCATATTGTGCGGCAGAAGAAGATTTGGTCAGAACCATGGCAGACAAAGATATCAGTATGATTCCGCAAGGATTCATCACAGGAATCCCAGGTGGGATTCTAAACGAATGTCTAGTAAGAGAAATTCAAGGGATAACACTTTTGGCAAAAGCAAATAAAATTGCGCCTGATTCGGCGGCAGCATCTACATTAATTGAAGCATTAAACAGATTTTACGATATGAATATTGATACAAAAGACCTACAAGAAGAAAAAGATAGAATACATTCAGAATTTAGTGAGTTATCACAAAAATACGTAGAACATAGAGAAGAGACATCTGGCATGTACATGTGA
- a CDS encoding P-II family nitrogen regulator yields the protein MKKIEAVIKRKNFPTIKTHLNTVGTYIIDKRNLEDSNIYDESRGSRVGSTGLKSIPLAKIETVVPDKDARKVVEMISKNSGLSATHGGKIFVSEMEEVVDMETNDGQKDLEIPFEENVERKSLPKRSRFVPLQKFTLHKLQVIYEENKDTLRTDYRIKSFSDFVNHCIMKYLPTLEKQLKNPTVIYENNFGDF from the coding sequence GTGAAAAAAATAGAGGCTGTAATAAAAAGGAAAAATTTCCCTACAATTAAAACTCATTTGAATACTGTTGGCACTTACATTATTGACAAACGAAATTTAGAAGACAGCAATATCTATGATGAATCAAGAGGTTCACGTGTTGGTTCCACTGGCTTAAAATCTATTCCTCTGGCAAAAATTGAAACTGTTGTTCCAGATAAAGATGCAAGAAAAGTTGTTGAAATGATTTCAAAAAATTCTGGTTTGTCTGCAACTCATGGCGGAAAAATCTTTGTCTCTGAAATGGAAGAAGTGGTTGATATGGAAACTAATGATGGTCAAAAAGATCTTGAGATTCCTTTTGAGGAAAATGTGGAAAGAAAATCATTGCCAAAACGAAGTAGATTTGTTCCTTTGCAAAAATTTACTTTACATAAACTCCAAGTAATATATGAAGAAAACAAAGATACGCTTCGAACTGATTATCGAATCAAATCATTTAGTGATTTTGTAAACCATTGCATCATGAAATATCTCCCAACATTGGAAAAACAATTGAAAAATCCTACAGTTATTTATGAAAATAATTTTGGGGATTTTTAA
- a CDS encoding P-II family nitrogen regulator: MLKIEVILGENDVMAISEALKEIGIGGLTVGKVRGRGKKPGPEIHASKGSEIFVPQFNDKYWIEAIIPESKEDEVINIIKENGRVGKIFVSQVLRAVDIATGEEGESTIM, encoded by the coding sequence ATGCTCAAAATAGAAGTCATTCTTGGCGAAAATGATGTCATGGCAATTAGTGAGGCACTAAAAGAAATAGGCATAGGCGGACTCACAGTAGGCAAAGTTAGAGGTAGAGGAAAAAAGCCAGGACCAGAAATTCACGCATCAAAAGGAAGCGAGATTTTTGTCCCTCAGTTCAATGACAAATATTGGATTGAAGCTATTATACCAGAATCTAAAGAAGATGAAGTGATAAACATCATTAAAGAAAATGGCAGAGTCGGTAAAATTTTCGTTTCACAGGTATTACGTGCAGTAGATATTGCAACTGGCGAAGAAGGCGAATCAACAATAATGTGA
- a CDS encoding ammonium transporter: MVLDSGDTAWMLVAGSLVLLMIPALGLFESGLLRKKNAASIFMQIFFGLALLSVMWFVFGFSLSFGPSDELGLIGDMNWVFLKGVPSDAPLDYAPTIPGVLFVKFQLMFACITPLLLTGTIAERMKFSSFIIFIAAWSTLIYYPLVHWVWGGGWLAQLGVVDFAGGIVIHTSVGMAALAAALVLGKRRNYGPAIMIPHSIPLAVLGSSLLWLGWFGFNAGSALAASGGVAGNTVIVTHMASSVSALIWGGLSWVRTGKPSVVATINGAIAGLAGITPASGFVSAEHAFVIGIAIGVISYSGVVLFKEKLHIDDALDVSSVHGVAGIVGSLAIGIFASTMINPGGVDGLLFGNPDQLWIQAVGVGVAGAIGFGGTWILMQIIKHLIGIRVTPEVEDVGLDISEHAESAYSDEEEFMLDMDTYTDELQKKDEIFRKKK; the protein is encoded by the coding sequence ATGGTACTTGATTCTGGTGATACAGCATGGATGCTAGTAGCTGGAAGTCTTGTATTGCTTATGATCCCTGCATTGGGTCTTTTTGAATCTGGTTTACTAAGAAAGAAAAATGCGGCTTCAATTTTTATGCAGATATTTTTTGGTTTGGCACTTTTGAGTGTAATGTGGTTTGTATTTGGATTTAGTTTGTCTTTTGGTCCTTCTGATGAACTTGGTCTTATTGGTGATATGAATTGGGTTTTTCTCAAAGGCGTTCCATCTGATGCTCCTCTAGACTATGCACCAACAATTCCAGGCGTTCTGTTTGTAAAATTCCAATTGATGTTTGCTTGTATTACTCCATTGTTACTTACAGGAACAATTGCTGAAAGAATGAAGTTCAGCTCTTTTATCATATTTATTGCAGCATGGTCTACACTGATCTACTATCCTCTTGTACACTGGGTATGGGGTGGCGGTTGGTTAGCACAACTAGGAGTTGTAGACTTTGCAGGAGGCATTGTAATTCACACTAGTGTTGGTATGGCAGCTCTGGCTGCTGCGTTGGTACTTGGAAAGAGGAGGAATTATGGTCCTGCTATTATGATTCCTCATAGTATTCCACTTGCAGTTTTAGGTTCATCTTTGTTATGGCTTGGATGGTTTGGCTTTAATGCAGGCAGTGCACTTGCAGCATCTGGTGGTGTTGCAGGAAACACTGTTATCGTAACTCATATGGCTTCATCTGTTTCAGCCTTGATTTGGGGTGGGCTTTCATGGGTAAGAACTGGAAAGCCTTCTGTTGTTGCTACAATTAATGGTGCAATTGCCGGACTTGCTGGAATTACACCTGCATCCGGATTTGTTAGTGCTGAACATGCATTTGTAATTGGTATTGCAATTGGTGTAATATCATACTCTGGCGTGGTGTTATTCAAAGAAAAACTACACATTGATGATGCACTTGATGTTAGTTCAGTTCACGGTGTTGCTGGTATTGTAGGTTCTCTTGCAATTGGTATCTTTGCAAGTACCATGATCAATCCTGGTGGAGTAGATGGATTGCTATTTGGTAACCCTGATCAACTATGGATTCAAGCCGTAGGTGTTGGTGTTGCAGGTGCAATTGGATTTGGTGGAACATGGATACTGATGCAAATAATCAAACATTTGATTGGCATTAGAGTCACACCTGAAGTTGAAGACGTTGGTCTTGATATTAGTGAGCATGCAGAATCTGCATATTCAGATGAAGAAGAATTCATGTTAGATATGGATACATACACAGATGAATTACAGAAAAAAGATGAAATCTTTAGAAAAAAGAAATAA